The Persephonella sp. IF05-L8 genome contains a region encoding:
- the lpdA gene encoding dihydrolipoyl dehydrogenase, which produces MYDLIIIGMGPGGYEATLTALRKKLNIAIIEKGKIGGNCLNRACIPTKYYRAGARQIEKIPLLNKYGINISSNSVDFSQAKKGKDEAIGFLRKSLSQLLKAKKVPVYKGTGKIIGQNQVQIAYEDGKTETIEGRYILIATGSIPVSIGGIVPDGRYVITTEDYLENMEQLPERLLIVGGGVAGCELAYISAQYGSQVTIVEIKDRLLSSDIISPDISRLLQRKFKKLGIEFKLETSVKDYKISGDKVVVNLSDGSQMEVDKILLSVGRRPNTSDIDSIGIEKDERGFIKTNSYLQTNFENIYACGDVVNSPMLAHVASYEARVALENMFDNKKVETDYSLIPWSIFTAYEIAHVGLSEQQAKEKGIETVSGYYPFTYNEKAVDELETEGFVRLVFDKQTNHIIGATVVGIEASELIHIMAYAIKNQMTAKEIHDFIYFHPSLSEIFLYATYDVVIGKLF; this is translated from the coding sequence GTGTATGACCTGATAATAATTGGAATGGGGCCTGGGGGTTATGAAGCAACCCTCACGGCTCTTAGGAAAAAATTAAATATAGCAATAATTGAAAAAGGCAAAATTGGTGGAAACTGTCTCAATAGAGCCTGTATTCCAACAAAATACTATAGGGCAGGAGCCCGTCAGATAGAAAAAATTCCTCTACTTAATAAATACGGAATTAATATTTCCTCTAATTCAGTTGATTTTTCTCAGGCAAAAAAAGGCAAAGATGAAGCTATAGGTTTCTTAAGGAAATCCCTATCACAGCTTTTAAAAGCCAAAAAGGTTCCTGTTTATAAAGGAACAGGCAAAATAATAGGTCAAAACCAGGTTCAGATAGCCTATGAAGATGGAAAGACAGAAACTATAGAAGGTAGATACATTTTGATAGCTACCGGTTCAATTCCAGTTTCAATTGGTGGTATAGTTCCAGATGGAAGGTATGTTATTACAACTGAAGATTATCTGGAAAATATGGAGCAACTTCCTGAAAGACTTCTAATAGTTGGTGGGGGTGTTGCCGGCTGTGAGCTGGCATATATTTCTGCCCAGTATGGAAGTCAAGTAACTATTGTAGAGATAAAAGATAGATTGTTGTCTTCGGATATTATTTCTCCGGATATATCAAGACTGCTTCAACGAAAATTCAAAAAACTGGGAATAGAATTTAAACTGGAAACATCTGTTAAAGACTATAAAATTTCTGGAGATAAAGTTGTTGTAAATCTTTCAGACGGTTCACAAATGGAAGTTGATAAAATTCTACTTTCTGTAGGAAGAAGACCCAATACTTCAGATATAGACAGTATAGGAATAGAAAAGGATGAAAGAGGATTTATAAAAACTAATTCTTACCTGCAAACAAATTTTGAAAATATTTATGCCTGTGGTGATGTTGTTAATTCACCTATGCTTGCCCATGTGGCTTCTTATGAGGCAAGGGTGGCATTAGAAAACATGTTTGATAATAAGAAGGTAGAGACTGACTATTCACTTATCCCCTGGTCTATCTTTACCGCTTATGAAATTGCCCATGTCGGATTGAGTGAACAGCAGGCAAAAGAAAAAGGCATAGAAACTGTTTCCGGATATTATCCATTTACCTATAATGAAAAGGCAGTTGATGAACTGGAAACAGAGGGATTTGTAAGACTTGTGTTTGACAAACAAACAAACCACATTATCGGCGCAACAGTAGTTGGAATAGAGGCTTCAGAGTTAATACATATTATGGCTTATGCCATCAAAAACCAGATGACAGCAAAAGAAATCCACGACTTCATATATTTCCATCCATCTTTAAGTGAGATTTTTCTATATGCTACTTATGATGTTGTAATTGGAAAATTATTTTAA
- a CDS encoding PilN domain-containing protein yields MIKINLNPEKKKAKVSQKRISPASIGTNKGLLYIGIPILLIAAEIVYIVYLNGNISNLSEKKQVLLEERAKYKNIEKQINRLKKAVVEAEKLRETTKLKIAVFNKLASSKTDFIPMIKAIVLSLPDGVWLKKMEIGRSNGKLDGFSFNPKYISNFYDNLSQYYTEIKFNSVKKQLSQNKKVKYYAFNFKLNKWKRNEGNKKKEEKKAPNNQVGRK; encoded by the coding sequence ATGATTAAGATTAATTTAAATCCTGAAAAGAAAAAAGCTAAGGTTTCTCAAAAAAGAATATCTCCTGCATCTATAGGAACAAATAAAGGATTGCTATATATAGGTATACCTATCCTGTTAATAGCTGCTGAAATAGTTTATATTGTGTATTTGAACGGAAATATATCAAATCTTTCTGAAAAGAAACAGGTTTTACTGGAAGAAAGAGCAAAATATAAGAATATTGAAAAACAGATAAATAGACTGAAAAAGGCTGTTGTTGAAGCAGAAAAATTAAGAGAAACAACAAAACTAAAAATAGCTGTATTTAACAAACTGGCATCTTCCAAAACGGATTTTATTCCAATGATAAAAGCCATAGTACTTAGTCTGCCCGATGGTGTCTGGTTGAAGAAAATGGAAATTGGTCGTTCTAATGGAAAGTTAGATGGATTTTCTTTCAATCCAAAATATATATCTAATTTTTACGATAATTTATCCCAGTATTACACTGAAATCAAATTTAATTCAGTGAAAAAACAACTATCTCAAAATAAGAAAGTTAAATATTATGCATTTAATTTCAAACTAAATAAATGGAAGAGAAATGAAGGAAATAAAAAAAAGGAAGAGAAAAAAGCCCCAAATAACCAGGTAGGGAGGAAATAA
- a CDS encoding pilus assembly protein PilM — MKVLEKIKPVSGIFHKEKTSLGIQLDKGFARIAVLSKEKGHFEIPIMPFEVSLVDNKEQAGLLIREELEKRDLHIKNVIVSIPTLSTLYKTLKLPKMSPKEIEEAVEWNIREDIKSIKGSTIYDYDIIEEKDDSLIVFVAISKIEDIENIREIMKYANLELDIIDSEGVALINLAEAERRNNPDLREENNICIIHLDINDSYLIFFHENVIVQSLNFDARSYEELSPDEKEVVVDKLINEINYFFLTINEPKIIYTSGLFAKYPEIQAYMQLKFSTRFTLVELDPVKALNIDFQGNIPLGIYNIPFGLAYRRFEDD; from the coding sequence ATGAAAGTACTCGAGAAAATAAAACCTGTTTCCGGTATTTTTCATAAAGAAAAAACCTCTTTAGGTATTCAACTTGATAAAGGTTTTGCAAGAATAGCAGTACTTTCTAAAGAAAAAGGACATTTTGAAATTCCTATAATGCCCTTTGAAGTATCTCTCGTTGATAACAAAGAACAAGCAGGTTTATTAATAAGAGAAGAACTTGAGAAAAGAGATTTACATATTAAAAATGTTATAGTTAGCATACCTACACTTTCCACATTATACAAAACTCTGAAACTACCTAAAATGTCTCCAAAAGAAATAGAGGAGGCTGTTGAGTGGAATATAAGAGAAGATATAAAAAGTATAAAAGGAAGCACAATTTATGATTACGATATCATAGAGGAAAAAGATGACAGTTTAATTGTATTTGTTGCTATTTCTAAAATAGAAGATATAGAAAATATAAGAGAAATAATGAAGTATGCTAATTTAGAGTTAGATATAATAGATTCCGAGGGGGTTGCTTTAATAAACCTTGCAGAAGCAGAAAGAAGGAATAATCCCGATTTAAGAGAAGAAAATAATATATGTATCATCCATCTGGACATTAATGATTCATATCTTATTTTCTTTCATGAAAATGTTATAGTTCAATCTTTGAATTTTGATGCCAGGAGTTATGAAGAGCTAAGCCCAGATGAGAAAGAAGTAGTTGTTGATAAACTAATTAATGAAATTAACTACTTCTTCCTCACAATAAATGAACCAAAAATTATCTATACCTCAGGACTTTTTGCCAAATACCCAGAAATACAGGCTTATATGCAGCTTAAGTTTTCTACAAGATTTACCCTTGTTGAGTTAGACCCTGTAAAAGCTCTTAACATAGATTTCCAGGGAAATATTCCCCTGGGGATATATAACATACCATTTGGATTAGCATATAGGAGATTTGAAGATGATTAA
- the ppsA gene encoding phosphoenolpyruvate synthase, whose product MSDRKLVVWLNEVGIEDVELVGGKNASLGEMIKGLSPMGIKIPMGYVVTADAYRYFIEYNNLKEKITEALKGLDPNNVEDLAKRGLEIREMIKGGEFPEDLKQAIIDYYHQLSQMYNQHYVDVAVRSSATAEDLPDASFAGQQDTYLNIKGDESLLNAVRSCFASLFTDRAISYRESFGFDHFSIGLAVGIQKMVRSDLAAAGVGFSLDTESGFKDVVLITGSYGLGEMVVQGAVTPDEWLVFKPTFKQGYEAIIEKKLGKKDKKMVYGTTEDERVKVVPVPEEKQKQFCLTDEEVLKLADWIMKIEEYYSNKYNKWTPMDVEWAKDGEINEIFIVQARPETIHSRKDHSKITVYKITEPYEERMKKVLVTGIAVGDKVATGNVKLMYSLEDAKDFKPGDVLVTDMTDPDWEPIMKQAAAIVTNRGGRTCHAAIVARELGVPAVVGAGNATEVLKDGQLVTVSCAEGDTGYVYDGKIDYEVEEVDINSLPKTKTPIMMNVASPEGAFDFSFLPNAGVGLAREEFIINNYIGIHPLALIKFEEIKEKDPELAKIIEDKTFGYDNKEEYYIKKLSYGIARIAAAFYPKPVIVRFSDFKSNEYANLIGGKYFEPIEENPMIGWRGASRYYSPQFKEAFGLECKAILRVRNKMGLTNVKVMVPFCRTPEEGEKVLKVMEEFGLKKGDNGLEVYVMCELPSNVVLADQFAQHFDGFSIGSNDLTQLTLGLDRDSSLVAHLYDERNEAVKRLIAQVIKTAKQHGRKIGICGQGPSDYPDFAQFLVEQGIDTISINPDAVLKTTKAIYEIEKKLGLH is encoded by the coding sequence ATGTCCGACAGAAAATTGGTAGTCTGGCTTAATGAAGTAGGAATTGAAGATGTTGAGCTTGTCGGTGGAAAAAATGCTTCCCTTGGGGAGATGATAAAAGGTTTATCCCCTATGGGAATAAAAATTCCAATGGGTTATGTAGTTACAGCTGATGCCTACAGGTATTTTATTGAGTATAACAATCTGAAGGAAAAAATCACAGAAGCCTTAAAAGGACTTGACCCAAACAATGTTGAAGACCTTGCAAAAAGAGGTCTTGAAATTAGAGAAATGATAAAAGGTGGAGAATTTCCTGAAGACCTGAAACAGGCCATAATTGATTACTACCATCAACTAAGCCAGATGTATAACCAGCATTATGTTGATGTTGCTGTTCGTTCATCTGCAACAGCAGAAGACCTTCCAGATGCTTCATTTGCAGGACAGCAGGATACATACCTTAACATAAAAGGAGATGAATCTCTCCTGAACGCAGTTAGAAGCTGTTTTGCTTCACTGTTTACTGATAGAGCTATTTCCTACAGGGAATCATTTGGTTTTGACCACTTTTCTATTGGCCTTGCTGTCGGTATCCAAAAAATGGTTCGTTCTGACCTTGCTGCAGCAGGAGTGGGATTTTCACTGGATACTGAAAGTGGATTTAAAGATGTTGTCCTGATAACAGGCTCTTATGGACTTGGTGAAATGGTTGTTCAGGGGGCAGTAACCCCAGATGAATGGCTTGTATTTAAGCCAACATTTAAACAGGGATATGAGGCTATTATAGAAAAGAAATTAGGTAAGAAAGATAAAAAGATGGTTTATGGAACAACCGAGGATGAAAGGGTAAAAGTTGTTCCTGTTCCAGAAGAAAAACAAAAGCAGTTCTGTCTTACAGATGAAGAGGTTCTTAAACTTGCAGACTGGATTATGAAGATAGAGGAATATTACTCCAACAAATATAACAAATGGACCCCTATGGATGTTGAATGGGCAAAAGATGGAGAAATAAATGAAATATTTATTGTTCAGGCAAGACCTGAAACAATCCACTCAAGAAAAGACCACTCAAAAATAACAGTTTATAAAATAACCGAGCCTTATGAAGAAAGAATGAAAAAGGTTCTGGTTACAGGCATAGCAGTGGGTGATAAAGTTGCTACAGGAAATGTCAAACTGATGTATTCCCTGGAAGATGCAAAAGATTTTAAACCAGGAGATGTTCTTGTTACAGATATGACAGACCCAGACTGGGAACCAATCATGAAACAGGCTGCAGCTATTGTAACAAATAGAGGTGGAAGAACATGTCATGCTGCCATTGTTGCAAGAGAACTTGGAGTTCCTGCTGTTGTTGGTGCAGGTAATGCAACAGAAGTGTTAAAAGATGGCCAGCTTGTAACAGTATCCTGTGCTGAAGGGGATACTGGATATGTTTATGATGGAAAGATAGATTATGAAGTGGAAGAAGTTGATATAAACTCCCTGCCAAAAACCAAAACTCCTATTATGATGAATGTTGCTTCTCCAGAAGGGGCATTTGATTTTTCATTCCTCCCAAATGCAGGAGTTGGACTTGCAAGAGAAGAATTTATCATAAATAACTATATTGGAATACATCCTCTTGCCCTTATTAAGTTTGAAGAAATTAAAGAGAAAGACCCAGAGCTGGCCAAAATAATAGAGGACAAAACATTTGGATACGATAATAAAGAAGAGTATTACATCAAAAAACTTTCCTATGGTATAGCCAGAATTGCAGCTGCATTTTATCCAAAACCAGTTATAGTTAGATTTTCAGACTTCAAATCAAATGAGTATGCAAACCTTATTGGTGGAAAATATTTTGAACCTATAGAAGAAAACCCAATGATAGGATGGAGAGGTGCGTCCAGATACTACTCTCCACAATTTAAAGAAGCATTTGGCCTTGAATGTAAAGCAATTCTTAGAGTAAGAAACAAAATGGGACTTACCAACGTAAAAGTTATGGTTCCATTCTGTAGAACTCCAGAAGAAGGAGAAAAAGTCCTCAAAGTTATGGAAGAGTTCGGTCTCAAAAAAGGAGATAACGGACTGGAAGTCTATGTAATGTGTGAACTTCCATCTAACGTTGTCCTTGCAGACCAGTTTGCTCAGCATTTTGATGGATTTTCAATTGGTTCAAACGACCTGACACAGCTTACCCTTGGTTTAGACAGAGATTCTTCACTGGTAGCTCACCTGTATGATGAAAGAAATGAAGCTGTAAAAAGATTGATAGCACAGGTGATAAAAACAGCAAAACAACATGGAAGAAAAATTGGAATATGTGGACAGGGTCCATCAGACTATCCAGATTTTGCCCAGTTCCTTGTTGAACAGGGGATAGATACAATATCAATAAATCCAGACGCAGTTCTGAAAACCACCAAAGCTATTTACGAAATAGAGAAAAAATTAGGATTACATTAG
- the glyS gene encoding glycine--tRNA ligase subunit beta has translation MKNYLLEIGTEELPPKAVNAAIKHFKEKLPELFKKFFAYDTPENIEIFGTPRRIGFILKNLNEKEPDQEKILIGPPAKVAIDNEGKYTKAALAFASKNNIPIEELQIIENEKGKYIGAKVLIQGKAVSEYITEVIPSLISSIPFPKTMKWNNTEYRFSRPIRWIVSLLDNEVLPVEIAGVKADRYTHLHRFMTQPIGRGERKEIPDPNLYIELTKLGYVLAKYEEREKSIRTQIEGFARTLDAQPIIDEELLDEVVNLTEFPVGILGDFSPEYLVLPKEVIITVCKVHQRYFNFEKDGQLIPKFLAISNTAVPDKSVVQHGYEKVLTARLEDALFFYEEDLKHNLEDFYPKLEGVQFHQKLGSMLEKVQRNGELAKLIARKISFDNIQDLERANKLSKCDLLTEMVKEFDELQGIMGMHYAEKQGEKPEVARAIYDHYLPKTSDDELPQTYIGTILALSDKLDTVLSFLSIGEKPKATADPYGIRRNAIGIVRILVEKPVDISLKEILEDIQKEAAKVKILKFAEINKEWKATYQEEIIPEVLDFITGRFIAYMKEKGYDTDIINSVIASDTEFNFYRNYLKIESIQKLKQNPEFENIMIVFKRVGKIIPQGFVGHFEPELLQQEEEKQLYTKVKEVEEDFNKNIENKKYTEALEDLLKLKPYIDQFFDNVMVMVEDKKIRDNRLSLMELINKMFQKIADFTKITTN, from the coding sequence ATGAAAAATTATTTACTTGAGATAGGAACAGAAGAACTTCCACCAAAAGCTGTCAATGCTGCAATAAAGCATTTTAAAGAAAAATTACCAGAACTTTTTAAAAAATTTTTTGCCTATGATACACCTGAAAATATTGAGATATTTGGAACACCCCGTAGAATTGGATTTATACTGAAAAATCTTAATGAAAAAGAGCCAGACCAGGAAAAAATTTTGATTGGTCCCCCTGCAAAGGTAGCCATTGATAATGAAGGAAAATACACAAAAGCTGCCCTTGCCTTTGCATCCAAAAACAATATTCCAATAGAAGAACTCCAGATAATAGAGAATGAAAAAGGAAAATACATAGGAGCAAAGGTTTTAATACAGGGAAAAGCTGTTTCTGAGTATATAACAGAGGTTATTCCTTCACTTATTTCATCAATTCCATTTCCTAAAACAATGAAATGGAATAACACAGAATATAGATTTTCCAGACCTATAAGATGGATTGTATCTCTTCTTGATAATGAGGTACTCCCTGTAGAAATAGCCGGAGTAAAAGCAGACAGATATACACATCTACACAGATTTATGACCCAGCCTATTGGTAGAGGAGAAAGAAAAGAAATTCCAGACCCTAACCTTTATATAGAACTAACAAAATTAGGCTATGTTCTTGCAAAATATGAAGAAAGAGAAAAATCAATAAGAACCCAGATAGAAGGTTTCGCCAGAACCTTAGATGCCCAGCCTATTATAGATGAAGAACTACTTGATGAGGTTGTGAACCTTACAGAGTTTCCAGTGGGGATTTTAGGAGATTTTTCTCCTGAATATCTTGTCCTCCCCAAAGAAGTAATAATAACAGTATGTAAAGTTCACCAGAGATACTTTAATTTTGAAAAGGACGGCCAGTTAATACCAAAATTCCTTGCCATTTCCAATACAGCAGTTCCTGATAAGTCTGTAGTTCAACATGGATATGAAAAAGTCCTGACAGCAAGACTTGAAGATGCTCTGTTTTTCTATGAAGAAGACCTAAAGCACAATCTTGAGGATTTTTATCCAAAACTGGAAGGTGTCCAGTTTCACCAGAAACTTGGTTCAATGCTTGAAAAAGTCCAGAGAAATGGAGAATTAGCAAAACTTATAGCAAGAAAAATCTCTTTTGATAATATTCAGGATTTGGAAAGGGCAAACAAACTTTCAAAATGTGACCTCCTTACCGAAATGGTCAAAGAGTTTGATGAGCTACAGGGCATAATGGGAATGCACTATGCCGAAAAGCAGGGAGAAAAACCTGAAGTTGCAAGGGCTATATATGACCATTACCTTCCTAAAACCTCTGATGATGAACTACCCCAGACATATATAGGAACAATCCTTGCTTTATCAGATAAACTGGATACAGTGCTTTCTTTCTTATCTATCGGAGAAAAACCAAAAGCAACAGCAGACCCTTACGGCATAAGAAGAAATGCTATAGGAATTGTTAGAATACTTGTTGAAAAACCTGTTGACATTTCCTTAAAGGAAATACTTGAAGATATACAGAAAGAAGCTGCAAAAGTAAAAATATTAAAATTTGCTGAAATAAATAAAGAATGGAAAGCTACTTATCAGGAGGAGATAATTCCTGAAGTTTTAGATTTTATAACAGGAAGATTTATCGCCTATATGAAAGAAAAAGGATATGACACAGATATTATAAACTCTGTAATTGCTTCTGACACAGAATTTAATTTTTACAGAAACTACCTCAAAATTGAAAGTATCCAGAAACTTAAACAAAACCCTGAATTTGAAAATATTATGATTGTCTTTAAAAGAGTTGGTAAGATAATCCCACAAGGATTTGTTGGACATTTTGAACCTGAACTTTTACAGCAGGAAGAAGAAAAACAGCTATATACAAAAGTTAAAGAAGTGGAAGAAGATTTCAATAAAAATATTGAAAATAAAAAATACACTGAGGCTTTAGAAGATTTACTTAAACTGAAGCCATACATTGACCAATTTTTTGATAACGTTATGGTTATGGTGGAAGATAAAAAAATTAGAGATAACAGGCTTTCTTTAATGGAACTTATTAACAAAATGTTCCAGAAAATAGCAGATTTTACGAAAATAACAACGAATTAA
- a CDS encoding glycine--tRNA ligase subunit alpha, whose product MTFQDIIHTLEKFWTEHGCILWQPYDIEVGAGTMNPATFLRSLGPEDWNVCYVEPSRRPKDGRYGENPNRLQHYYQFQVILKPAPENPQELYLKSLEALGIDLTKHDVRFVEDDWESPTLGAWGLGWEVWLDGMEITQFTYFQQVGSLDLPVVSVEITYGLERIAMYLQNVDSVYDILWGHGLKYGDIYKEAERQWSIYNFELADVDMLFKTFDMYEKEGFKLIEHNLPIPAYDYALKCSHIFNLLDARGALSVNERARFITRVRNLARECAKAFVKHREELGYPLLKRSREV is encoded by the coding sequence ATAACTTTTCAGGATATTATACATACATTAGAAAAATTCTGGACTGAACATGGATGTATTTTATGGCAGCCTTATGATATAGAGGTTGGTGCAGGAACTATGAACCCTGCAACATTTCTCAGGTCATTGGGCCCAGAAGACTGGAATGTTTGCTATGTTGAGCCGTCCAGAAGACCTAAAGACGGAAGATACGGAGAAAATCCAAACAGACTTCAGCATTACTATCAGTTTCAGGTTATTTTAAAACCGGCACCGGAAAATCCACAGGAGTTATATCTAAAAAGCCTTGAAGCCCTTGGAATAGACCTTACAAAACATGATGTTCGTTTTGTTGAGGATGACTGGGAAAGTCCGACCCTTGGAGCATGGGGACTGGGCTGGGAAGTATGGCTTGATGGAATGGAAATAACCCAGTTTACATATTTCCAGCAGGTTGGCAGTCTGGATTTACCTGTTGTAAGCGTAGAAATAACATATGGCCTTGAAAGGATAGCCATGTATCTCCAGAATGTTGATAGCGTTTATGATATCCTCTGGGGACATGGGCTAAAATACGGAGATATTTATAAAGAAGCAGAACGACAATGGTCTATATACAACTTTGAGCTTGCTGATGTTGATATGTTATTTAAAACATTTGATATGTATGAAAAAGAAGGTTTTAAACTTATAGAACACAATCTTCCTATACCTGCCTATGATTATGCCCTAAAATGCTCCCATATATTTAATCTCCTGGATGCAAGGGGAGCTTTATCTGTAAATGAAAGGGCAAGATTTATAACCCGTGTTAGAAATCTGGCAAGAGAATGTGCTAAAGCCTTTGTAAAACATAGAGAAGAACTTGGATATCCACTTCTAAAAAGGAGCAGGGAAGTATAA